The following is a genomic window from Candidatus Poribacteria bacterium.
GGGCATGTGAACGAAGTCGCCATATCTCTCCCTTGCCGCCTTCACCCCCTCCGAATAACATCTCGCCGCCACCTCAGGTGAGAGGTACATGTCCTTGAACCTCTCATCCAGGACCCACGCTAATCCCTCATGGGTCATGCCGACGTAGTAACGAAACACGGTTCACCTCGTAGATAAACTCCAGGTTTTTTATCTCCTCCTGAGACTTTTAAATCATGCACCACCTGTGCAGTCCGCCTTTCCAATCATCATTCTACGTTACAAAGGGAGTGAAAGTCAACGCCTCATCTGCTCGATGGTTTTATCAAGAGCTCGATCTGAGGCCCCAAAAACGAGAGGAGTTATACTTGACAATCTAAATTTTAGATTCTAGGATATTATAGATCCTACAACGAAGGAGGAGATCGTATGCCTATTACCAGCCCGAACTCTATCAAGTCCTGCTATATCGCCGAGGTCTTGAAGGAGATGGGGTTTCCCGTGAAACCGGCTCACAATAGGCTAGGAGAGGAGAGGAGGGTGAAAACCCCTGAGAGGCTTAAGCCTTTTATCCGAAGGGCCGTTGAAGAGCTCCTCCGTGAGAGAGGTTCCTACTCCTATAAGGAGATTCAGAAAAGGGCTCTCGCCTTGATTGTGAAATCCCAGGAGGAGAGCGCTGTGAGAAGGACAAAAGGGCTCGTTGCAGAGGTGAGGGAACTCGTCAGGGAGATGGCCGATGACGAATCACTTTTCTACCTTGATTAATAGGTCCATCTTCGTGGATGCAAACGTGATCCTTTATCATCTCGGCGGGCTTTCGGATGATGCCACCTCTTTGCTTGAGATGGGGGAGAAAAAGCGTATCCGCCTTATCACCTCACTCAGGGTCATGGATGAGGTGTTTTTCAAGTATGCCTTGGCATCCGCCGCTAAAAGGTATGGGTGGAAAAGCAAAATACTTGAAAGACTTAGAAAGGATAAGGGGAAGGCCAAGGAGATCGCCGATGATATGGAGTTGCTGAAGGAACTATTCGATATCTTTGACGTCGTTGAACCTGCCAGATCGGATCTCCTGAGGATTATAGATATTCAGAGGGAGTACGGATTAATTGGGAATGATGCCCTTACGGTTGCCCTTATGAGACGGTACAACCTACGTTATATAGCCACAGCGGACTCGGATTTCCAGGCCGTCCCCTGGATAAGGATCGTTGAGGGCGATTGGCTTGGAGAATGTTTTCGGCGGGGTTGAAAACCCCGCCTTCAGCAAGAGAAGTTCTTACTCCCATGAGGAAAACGTAATGCGTGCAGACTGCACTTGCTCTTAAAGTGGTGTTGCTTCGCGACGATCTTTAAGATCGTATTGTCGCACTCATCCCCGCCCACAGGACAGGGCTTTTCGCGACATTGAGTAAACCCTCACCTGCAAGGTAAAATATTACCCTGATTCATCCCTCATTTCAAAAGGACCATCCTTCCTTTCTTTCTGAACGAACCAGCCTGAATCTGGTAGAGATAAACCCCACTTGCCACTTTCTCGCCCAGCTCGTTCCTGCCGTCCCAATAAGCGGCCTTACCTTTGTCGATGTAATAACCGGGTTTGAGGCGTCCAAGCTCTATTGTGCGGATCAAATTCCCGGCGGAATCGTAGATGGTGATCCTAACCTTCACCCCTGCCCTCTCGAAATCCGGCCTCGCTCCTGCAAACCAATCCTCTATCACCCACATCCTGAAGGGTTCGGCTGTGATCAGACACTCATCCCGATACCCCAGCTCATCCCAAAACCCTCTCATCCTTTCATCGGATATCCTCCCCCTTCCGCCCGGAACCATCCTGTCACACAGGCTTATCGGGAACGCCACATGACTTGAGAGCCACCCTTTGAACCGATCATCCAGTTGTCCCCTCCAGATATCCTCAACCATCCTCATGACTGAGTTCCGAACGACCCGTCCGTTATCGGAGAC
Proteins encoded in this region:
- a CDS encoding PIN domain-containing protein, which translates into the protein MTNHFSTLINRSIFVDANVILYHLGGLSDDATSLLEMGEKKRIRLITSLRVMDEVFFKYALASAAKRYGWKSKILERLRKDKGKAKEIADDMELLKELFDIFDVVEPARSDLLRIIDIQREYGLIGNDALTVALMRRYNLRYIATADSDFQAVPWIRIVEGDWLGECFRRG